AGCCAAAACGTCCGCTATAGTCGTTTGCGGTACGGCATTCCCCTTAGGCCCGGGCTCCAAGGCCATAGTACGTCCCGTCTGGCCCATCCGATATCATTGTCTCTGTGCCGTTGGCACCCGTCATTTCCCTGCTCTGATGATTCGGGGCACGTTGAGTCTGCTGCGGCGGACACAGGAAAGCCGCATTTGATCCAGCGGCTTGCAGTGGCGTCGGCGTGTTGATAGGAACCATGTAAATGGGAGGACGGGAGTTGCGCTGGTGAGTCTCGACACAGGCTCGGACGAAGAGGATAAAATGAATGAGACTTCGAGTTCTGGTTAGGGTTACGTCTGTGAATATCAGAGGACAGCCGTGTGCACTTACAACAACAGGCAGGTGAACGCCAATGCGGCGTGCTGCTTTGTGGCGATGGAGTCTCCGCCGTACCATGAATCGGGATAGCCACTGAACCAAAGTTGAAGAGACTCGAATGCAATTCCTGCTGCAAGGACTGGGCAGAAGACCAGGTGCAGGCCGACATGTGCACCGGGGTGGATTCCCCTTCTGCCTCCTCTCGCGCAGATAGTGATGAGCTCGGCCGAGTCCCAGCAGATGGCGAACGCAGCCTGCACCAGAGTGTCAGTAGAAGGATTTGTTTTCCATTGTCTATGCCATGAAAGTACTAACCGGAAATGCGCCGAACCAGAGCAAGTACGGGGACCAATACCACAGCCACGCTGCAGCGTGTGCTGTGAGACCAATAACGATGATGCTGAAGACGATGTTGCAGCCACGAAGAGCAATCTTAGCGATGTGCCAAGGTCTGTTGTAGAAACTCGCCTGCCGATCGTCTTGGATTTCATACGGCACGTATCCTTCCAACCCATGGGGGATGTCGTGCTGCGACTGACGAGGCATGACGAGAGCGAACGAGTGATCTAAGGGTGTAAGTGAGCAGCGAACACAGGCCTGTTGAGCAAGCGGCCTACGCCAGTTAACAGGTTCCTTCACAGAGGAAGAACGAGCGACGGGAAAGATATAAGAAAAGAGTGACGTGACCGTGCCAATCCGCAGAGTAGAGAGATGCAGCCACGAGTCTGAGGTGGGCGAAGAAATTTTCGATTTCATTTATTGCATGGCATGACTGTGCCGCTCAAACGGCCTGCATGAGACAGGCACCGGCGCGATAGCAGTCGCGTACCAAACAGGATACTAAGAACCCTGGTTAAGATCATTTGGCGGCGAAGATCACGGCTTCGCCATTGGCTTCGGACTTTTCCTCATATGGGCCTTTCAGGAACCCCCTGTCAACAGCGCCGCTGGCTGCCTAGACAAGACATACCCCCAGCAAAGTGCAATGTGAGTGAGACCTAGCAAAGCTCTTCGACCACAGGATCGAAGAAAACGCAGTCGATTAATCGCACAATCGATCTCACTGAACTGGATTGCTGGCACGAAGGAGGGATTTGGGCGTCACTATTACTCCTCCCATGCCATCCCACGTACGCCGAATAATACAGCAAACCAGGAGAACTTTGGGGATCTTTGCCTTCACCAGGGCTTCAGAAAGGATAACTTCCGATCCATCGAGAGctgggggggccaaatggTGCCCGTTTGGGGCGGCAACATGTATATCGACGCTCAACGACCCAGGTCCTGCTGATCTGCCATGAGTAACAAGCAGCAGCCAGCGGATTAGCCACTGGCTAGGTATCAGCTCTGCCTTGAACGTCTCCGGCATCTCGGCCACGCAAACTCGGCAGCGATGCAGCTAACAATGTCGAAATGAGGCATCAATTGTTCGCCCACACATAACCGCAACCTCTACTACTCCCTCTGCAGCACTACAACCAAGCCCATAATACCCAACATTGCCGTCTTCAGCCAGGGGTATTCGGAGAGAAGAATCGTTACGTAGCCGACGAAAGGAATGTATGCGACGACGCTGCCAATAATGTCACTCCGCACAAGGAAGTCCTGGCCTTTTGCGTACAACTGTGTCTTGGTTAGCACGTTCTCTCGTTTTGCTTGCTTCTTGCTTGAGCAAGGCCTTTGGTATATACCTCCTCGTCGCTTCCTTGATTGTTGTCGCCTTTAGTCAAGAGTTTTGCCTTGGGGCTGCAGAGAGAATCGATCAGTTAACCAGGACGACACCCAGGTTCTCGATGGAAGGGATTATGCGGTACGAACCCTACGCCGAACTTCCGGACCACCCTGTGGACGATAGGTATATTTTTCCCCTTGACTTCATAGACGACAATCTCGCCGACTTCGGTTTCTTGGACGAGGTTGCGGTTCcaaaggaaaaggaggtcTCCTCTTTGAAATGCAGGCTCCATTGAGCCACTGAGAACGACAACGATCGGGCTGGGAGAGTCGGAAACAACAGAGAGGCCCTTCCACATCTTTATCAACTATTAGTAACGAGTTGCAGAGCAGGAAGGTAGCCGGAGAAAAGGTGCGGAACGGACCATGAACGCCGTGGAGAGAATGAGTGCAAAGTTGAGCAGCTGCGACGCCGCCTGGCGCGGGTTACCAAGACTTGACAGCATGGTGTGGGACGCTCGATCGTAGGAAATTCAGCGAtaacgacgaggacgacagtGACtgatggtggtggtagtggttCTGGCGGCAGCTGAGGTCGGATCGCGATGTTGGAAGCTGATCTAGAGCGTGGAGTTTGGAGTTCTGGCCAGCAACGCAAGAGCTAGAGCAAGCACAGGCCAGCTGCTCTAACAATCGGGAACGTGGCACAACGATCATCAAGTACGTTCCTTTTCTTATCTTATCGGCCAAGTTTGCGACACCAAATTGAAGACTATGCACAGACCACCtcttgttgatgatggtaGTTGTGAGGATCCGTCTTCCTAGCTTTATCAGTGTTTACCGATGTAGGTCAGTCTCTGTTCTTGTTGCACATCATCTCTCCTCagctttttcttttctctttcttttctcattCTTCTTATCAATGGAATTTACAAGTCAACACGTGTGATGACGGCGCAAGAGTAGACCCGAAGTTGCCGTGTAGCAAATGTAGTTTAGATAGATATATCAAAAAGACGCATGTGTGAAGCAGCTTCAGCAGTGCGGGCCGAATTTATTGTAGTCAAAAGTTCAGTCATGGGCAATATGAAAGCGC
The DNA window shown above is from Colletotrichum destructivum chromosome 2, complete sequence and carries:
- a CDS encoding Putative peptidase S26B, peptidase S24/S26A/S26B/S26C, lexA/Signal peptidase-like superfamily; protein product: MLSSLGNPRQAASQLLNFALILSTAFMMWKGLSVVSDSPSPIVVVLSGSMEPAFQRGDLLFLWNRNLVQETEVGEIVVYEVKGKNIPIVHRVVRKFGVGPKAKLLTKGDNNQGSDEELYAKGQDFLVRSDIIGSVVAYIPFVGYVTILLSEYPWLKTAMLGIMGLVVVLQRE